The window CAGCGGCTGTACTTCTTCGCGTACGCGCCGTGGCGGTACGTGTCGCTGAACAGCCCGCTCAGGTTCGTGCCGGTGAACGCGGCGTGCAGGCCCAGGTCGTACAGCTTGTCGATGAAGTGCACGAAGCGCAGCGCGACGTTCTGGTCCGGCATGGGCGTCAGGTCCGTGACCGCGACGGCGCTGACCCCCGCCAGCAGGCGGCTGAAGCGGCTGGGGTGCACCTGCAGCAGGTGACGGCTCAGTTCGCGGTGGTTCAGGCGCGCCAGGGTCGCGTGGTTTTGCCGGGCCTCCCATGCGGTGAACTCGCCTGGGGTCAGGACGTCCTCGGGGCGCACGCCGCGCTGCCGGTAATCCGGACCGTCGATGCGGTGCGTCTCGAAGCGGCTGGCGATCGCCTGAATCTGCCGCTGGAAGTCACTGGCGTTGAACCGCCCCTGCCCCAGCGCGCCGGGTTCGGTGTTGCTCGTGGCGATCACGCTGGTCCCGCCGGGCATCAGCTGGCCCAGGAACGTGTTCGCCATGTGCGTGTTGCCCGGGTCGTCCAGTTCGAACTCGTCGATCAGCAGCAGGTCGTGCCCGCGGAAGGCGTCCACGGCGCGGTGCATGCCGAGCGCCCCGATGATGTACATCAGGTCCTGGAAGCTCATCAGGGCCGCGCGGCCCGGCGCGTCGTGCCACGCGCTGGCCAGCAGGTGCGTCTTGCCCACCCCGAAGCCCCCGTCGAGGTACAGGCCGCGCCCCTCGGGCTTGGCGCGCCGGAACAGGCGGAACCCCCCGGGCCGCACCTGCGCGCCCCGCAGGAACGCCTGCATCGCCACGCGGGCCTCCTCCTGGCTGGGGTAGTCCGCGTTCGGGTGGTACGTGGCGAAGCGCACGCCCTGGTAGCGGGGCGTGGGGGCCAGTTCGGCCGTCAGGGCGTCCGGGTCGAGGCTGGGGTTGCGGGACAGCA of the Deinococcus sedimenti genome contains:
- the zapE gene encoding cell division protein ZapE, with translation MIDLLSRNPSLDPDALTAELAPTPRYQGVRFATYHPNADYPSQEEARVAMQAFLRGAQVRPGGFRLFRRAKPEGRGLYLDGGFGVGKTHLLASAWHDAPGRAALMSFQDLMYIIGALGMHRAVDAFRGHDLLLIDEFELDDPGNTHMANTFLGQLMPGGTSVIATSNTEPGALGQGRFNASDFQRQIQAIASRFETHRIDGPDYRQRGVRPEDVLTPGEFTAWEARQNHATLARLNHRELSRHLLQVHPSRFSRLLAGVSAVAVTDLTPMPDQNVALRFVHFIDKLYDLGLHAAFTGTNLSGLFSDTYRHGAYAKKYSRCLSRLSELLKEARQDR